In one window of Brachyhypopomus gauderio isolate BG-103 chromosome 16, BGAUD_0.2, whole genome shotgun sequence DNA:
- the LOC143477593 gene encoding TLC domain-containing protein 4-B: MTMEPLSPLVLLGSFLVSQWLFHTGGPWLSKRLTSRFATLSRTQSTEWCARVVSTVHAFIVGFLCLYILLFDEATQEDPIWGDPSLVRLSVGITTGYLISDLLLMVFFWDVVGETYFVIHHLAALYAYYYVLSQGILPYFANFRLLSEFSTPFVNQRWFLQVLGYHKLSKPSLVNGVAMAASFFLARIAVIPVYYIHMYSVYGTEAFDRLGLDARFAWVLCSLALDVMNVMWMRRILRGCLKVLRARRLQDAAVERDGRKED, from the exons ATGACCATGGAGCCTCTAAGCCCCCTGGTTCTCCTCGGCAGCTTCCTTGTATCTCAGTGGCTGTTCCACACAGGGGGCCCCTGGCTGTCCAAACGCCTCACCTCACGGTTCGCCACGCTGAGCcgcacacagagcacagagtgGTGTGCCAG GGTCGTTTCTACAGTCCATGCCTTCATCGTGGGATTCCTGTGCCTGTACATTTTACTTTTTGATGAAGCAACCCAGGAAGACCCAATCTG GGGAGACCCGTCATTGGTGCGGCTGAGTGTTGGCATAACCACGGGTTACCTCATCTCAG ATCTGCTGCTCATGGTGTTCTTCTGGGACGTCGTAGGAGAGACGTATTTCGTCATTCACCACCTTGCTGCACTTTACGCTTACTACTACGTGCTG AGTCAGGGAATATTGCCCTATTTTGCAAATTTTCGTCTTCTGTCTGAATTCTCCACCCCCTTTGTGAACCAGCG ATGGTTTCTTCAGGTCCTGGGGTACCACAAGCTTTCCAAACCCAGTCTTGTTAATGGTGTAGCGATGGCGGCCTCCTTCTTCCTGGCGAGGATCGCGGTCATTCCCGTCTACTACATCCACATGTACTCGGTCTACGGCACGGAGGCCTTCGACAGGCTGGGCCTGGACGCGCGCTTCGCCTGGGTGCTCTGCAGCCTCGCTCTGGACGTGATGAACGTCATGTGGATGCGCAGGATTCTACGCGGCTGCCTCAAAGTCCTGCGAGCCAGGCGCCTACAGGACGCGGCGGTGGAACGGGACGGCAGAAAGgaggactga